A DNA window from Naumovozyma dairenensis CBS 421 chromosome 7, complete genome contains the following coding sequences:
- the KIN3 gene encoding serine/threonine protein kinase KIN3 (similar to Saccharomyces cerevisiae KIN3 (YAR018C); ancestral locus Anc_3.178) — protein MYHRQVHNQEYQVLEEIGRGSFGSVRKVIHIPTKKLMVRKEIKYGHMNSKERQQLISECKILSQLKFENIVDFYNWDFNDSEKVLYLYMEYCSRGDLALMIKSYKSRNKYIPEKIIWGILAQLLMALHKCHYGVELSPLITIYDRMKPPTKGKNIVIHRDLKPGNIFLSNENNNDDNNDDNDQQKNKDDNDLHLENNIPNASGRGNNMKVDYSQVVVKLGDFGLAKSLETSIQFATTYVGTPYYMSPEVLMDQPYSPLSDIWSLGCVVYEMCSLHPPFQAKTFLDLQNKIKTGKVDKIPEYYSNGLNAIIHSMIDVDLKTRPSTFELLQDIQIRTARKSLQLERFERNLLAYESELVNIEKILEKQATEYERELSHLKEHFVQAVEERVREVINGKKVGKAPESMYTNGYSEGLSRPAYHWQTRYR, from the coding sequence ATGTACCACCGTCAAGTCCATAATCAAGAGTATCAAGTCcttgaagaaattggaagaGGATCCTTTGGTTCAGTCCGTAAAGTGATCCATATTCCGACGAAGAAATTAATGgttagaaaagaaattaaatatgGTCATATGAATTCGAAGGAGAGACAACAATTAATATCAGAATGTAAAATTTTATCGCAgttgaaatttgaaaatattgtggatttttataattgggatttcaatgattctGAAAAAGTCCTTTATCTATATATGGAATATTGTTCTCGTGGCGATTTAGCGTTAATGATTAAATCGTACAAGTCAAGGAATAAGTATATTCCTGAAAAGATAATATGGGGGATCTTAGCTCAGTTACTAATGGCATTACATAAGTGTCATTATGGTGTGGAATTAAGTCCACTTATAACGATATATGATAGAATGAAACCACCAACTAAGGGtaaaaatattgttattcATAGAGATTTGAAACCGGGCAATATTTTCCTtagtaatgaaaataataatgatgataataatgatgataatgatcagcaaaaaaataaagatgataatgaccttcatttggaaaataatataccaAACGCAAGTGGACGTGGAAACAATATGAAAGTGGATTATAGCCAAGTTGTGGTTAAGTTAGGAGATTTCGGTCTTGCAAAATCATTAGAGACAAGTATTCAATTTGCCACGACATATGTTGGCACACCATATTATATGTCTCCAGAGGTATTAATGGATCAACCCTATTCTCCATTAAGTGATATATGGTCATTAGGTTGTGTCGTATATGAAATGTGTTCGTTACATCCACCTTTCCAAGCTAAAACATTTTtagatttacaaaataaaattaaaactGGTAAGGTAGATAAGATTCCTGAATATTATTCCAATGGATTAAATGCGATCATTCATTCTATGATTGATGTGGATTTAAAGACTAGACCTTCCACATTTGAACTTTTAcaagatattcaaattaGAACTGCAAGAAAGTCATTACAATTGGAAAGATTTGAAAGGAATCTTCTGGCATATGAGAGTGAATTAGTcaacattgaaaaaatcttAGAAAAGCAAGCGACAGAGTATGAGAGAGAATTGAGTCATTTGAAAGAACACTTCGTTCAAGCTGTAGAGGAACGTGTAAGGGAAGTTATTAATGGTAAGAAAGTTGGCAAAGCGCCTGAATCAATGTATACAAACGGATATAGTGAAGGACTTTCTCGCCCAGCGTATCATTGGCAGACAAGGTACAGGTAA
- the BUD14 gene encoding protein phosphatase regulator BUD14 (similar to Saccharomyces cerevisiae BUD14 (YAR014C); ancestral locus Anc_3.180): MSYDGIKSKSIAASSNVIRIPPILDMSFLNDTSNNRIDEAQDKLLHDPTLVENYSDVLKTKPESRFIKSSDDDSSSAAGSVVLTPTASSDISPSKLQRSSILSTSSSRYSMQANIKEDKETTNVNESHQPAGYDPIMEEEDKIEEEHIETSNIDREESDSDEDNNRNDYDYSDSDFEDNLEQRLHKLNSSLSDNNTDDELHPEQYTNDLERTHSQLHETLHDNDDDDVYKDLELALSADEDEENESDEEGMEEEYQPLPPPQELDPEKLYALYAFKGPDSSHCQLEQDEACILLNDQDSYWWLIKRCNDGKIGFAPAEILETFPERLARLNCWKNENMSSRSLDLTTSDNVVAADTLTVKESPNEHLNKDPELEKKDTKLSESSREVNKDALSILKAYKKGNKSVSFNDVISYADRFIEEHNTENEINEELSGVTHHDEFSQERLDFNDDISDTVSDVSFTTGNASPLNIKKTRQPVEEVKRIPSAFAENNSDEDIESTEKLSLTEDIHAGLTDQDKQDGKPESKDDLKKIFEAPVLPFGSTASATDKIQNSTSDYSISSIGEFSPSSSERTEDSPNMPSGEFSKPSSAAVIPTLRAVQDISKFVKNEDGIDTNSIEKTLIEGDGENKSEADIDAASLTSSDIDNDHAEAMLDADICEQNSKSSLVSSTSEGIFMDSQKAQSTTSINSTFSMAKEKLDLNTNRQDIVEKALAIDDSEPHEIIKNLYNPLFNKMDDLLQQLDKIIQS, translated from the coding sequence ATGAGCTATGATGgaataaaatcaaaatctaTCGCTGCTTCCTCCAATGTAATAAGGATACCTCCCATATTAGATATGAGTTTCTTGAATGATACCAGCAATAACAGAATTGATGAAGCTCAAGATAAACTATTGCATGATCCGACTTTAGTGGAAAATTATTCAGATGTGCTAAAGACAAAGCCTGAAAGTCGTTTCATTAAATctagtgatgatgatagCAGCAGTGCTGCTGGAAGTGTCGTTTTAACGCCAACTGCTTCATCAGATATCTCACCTTCTAAGTTGCAGAGAAGTAGCATATTAAGTACATCGTCTAGTCGTTATTCGATGCAAgcaaatattaaagaagataagGAAACCACGAATGTTAATGAAAGCCATCAACCGGCAGGATACGATCCAATtatggaagaagaagataaaataGAGGAGGAACATATTGAAACAAGCAATATTGATAGAGAAGAAAGTGATTCTGACGAAGATAATAACAGGAATGATTATGACTATTCAGATTCTGACTTCGAAGATAATTTAGAACAGCGATTACATAAACTAAATTCTTCCTTATCggataataatacagatgatgaattacaCCCCGAACAGTATACCAACGATTTAGAACGTACTCATAGTCAACTACATGAGACTCTtcatgataatgatgatgatgatgtctATAAAGATTTGGAACTCGCTTTATCCGCAgatgaagacgaagaaaatgaaagtgATGAAGAAGGCATGGAAGAGGAATACCAACCGTTACCGCCCCCGCAGGAATTAGATCCAGAAAAATTATACGCTTTGTATGCGTTCAAGGGACCGGACTCATCTCATTGTCAATTAGAACAAGATGAAGCATGTATACTTTTGAATGATCAGGATTCATATTGGTGGTTAATCAAGAGATGTAATGATGGTAAGATCGGGTTTGCTCCTGCTGAAATCTTGGAAACTTTCCCAGAAAGATTAGCTAGATTGAATTGTtggaaaaatgaaaatatgtCATCTCGATCTCTTGATCTCACCACTTCTGATAatgttgttgctgctgaCACACTTACTGTCAAAGAGAGTCCCAATGAACATCTTAACAAAGACCCCGAATTGGAGAAGAAGGATACTAAATTGTCAGAAAGTTCCAGAGAAGTGAACAAAGACGCATTAAGTATTTTAAAAGCTTATAAAAAGGGAAACAAATCAGTTAGTTTTAACGACGTGATAAGTTATGCTGATCGATTTATTGAAGAGCATAATACAGAGAATGAGATAAATGAAGAACTGAGCGGTGTCACACATCATGATGAGTTTTCTCAGGAAAGACttgatttcaatgatgatatcAGTGATACTGTTAGTGACGTTTCCTTTACAACAGGAAATGCGTCACCACttaatataaagaaaacaagaCAACCTGTAGAAGAAGTTAAAAGAATACCGAGTGCCTTTGCAGAAAATAAtagtgatgaagatattgaatcaACTGAGAAGTTAAGTCTGACAGAGGATATTCATGCAGGTTTAACTGACCAAGATAAACAGGATGGAAAGCCCGAAAGTAAAGATGATCTTAAGAAGATATTTGAAGCTCCAGTTTTACCATTTGGATCTACAGCTAGTGCTACAGATAAAATTCAAAACTCTACGTCCGACTATTCGATATCTAGTATTGGCGAGTTTTCGCCATCTTCGTCAGAAAGAACGGAGGATTCACCTAACATGCCAAGTGGAGAATTTTCTAAACCATCAAGTGCAGCTGTAATCCCAACCCTTCGAGCGGTTCAAGATATATCTAAATTTGTTAAAAATGAGGATGGAATAGATACTAATTCTATCGAGAAAACACTGATAGAGGGTGATGGAGAAAATAAGTCAGAAGCAGATATAGATGCAGCCTCTTTGACATCCTCTGACATAGACAATGATCATGCTGAGGCAATGCTAGACGCTGATATATGTGAACAAAACTCTAAATCATCGTTAGTCTCTTCAACATCAGAAGGAATATTTATGGATTCACAGAAGGCTCAATCTACAACAAGTATAAATAGTACTTTCTCCATGGCAAAGGAAAAGCTTGATCTGAACACTAACCGGCAGGATATAGTTGAAAAAGCATTGGCTATTGATGATAGTGAACCACATGAAATCATCAAAAATCTATATAACCCATTATTCAATAAGATGGATGATCTTCTGCAACAATTGGACAAAATTATCCAAAGTTag
- the NDAI0G01750 gene encoding uncharacterized protein (similar to Saccharomyces cerevisiae YFL040W; ancestral locus Anc_8.22), translating to MSDKKICHLGLVSFIMSIAGFILGMEITSLAVFLTSEYFNQYFNNPSPFQQGILMASSTFGGLFGCIIYTLIVAKCGRVTLFHLGSILWFIGSIVGIFVYNIWMIAASRFIKGITIGIFSILIPAYISELYPAKKKGRVMGYTQLACTLSTLIIHYLCVGLNELGNDVSFRAAWGFEILPVLLFFGLTFWLPETPQWLTLHGDYTKAQIIQNNVATSYNSRHNEVNHIDLLHKIDLAGIYGDGSNDLKYMDLFKKPYWKQTLFGTILQLLVQFSGINILLFYITYICEMIGLKGEEKFVCASIPYFINTGLSLFPIMYMDHVKRKISTLFGAFPLSLIMIAIGVIMAVFGHSVKPIDGNKSIVWFIEGKPGLWILGLCLLFVVIFALTLSCMPTIFTSEIFELKSRPKGMAFCISAGWLLNCILTLLAPLMMEYLKWGTFILLGGVTFVVSIIISIYGKETYNLSEKQISSLFDKNKRGSFTGSSDDNKSTSTNENTTMSISIKSKENPASQPIILQKYSGSSFSV from the coding sequence ATGTctgataaaaaaatttgtcATTTAGGATTGGTTTCCTTTATTATGTCCATTGCAGGATTTATATTGGGTATGGAAATTACATCATTAGCTGTCTTTTTAACTAGTGAATATTTTAatcaatattttaataatcCTTCACCTTTTCAACAAGGTATTTTAATGGCCTCTTCAACCTTCGGTGGTCTTTTCGGTTGTATTATCTATACTTTGATAGTAGCAAAGTGTGGCAGAGTCACTTTATTCCATCTTGGCTCCATTTTATGGTTTATTGGCTCAATTGTTGGGATTTTTGTTTACAATATTTGGATGATTGCAGCAtcaagatttattaaaggTATTACTATTggaattttttcaattttaattcCTGCTTATATTAGTGAATTATATCCAGCAAAGAAAAAGGGTAGGGTTATGGGGTATACTCAATTAGCCTGCACACTATCTACtcttattattcattatctttGTGTTGGATTAAATGAACTTGGAAATGATGTTTCATTTAGAGCTGCTTGGGGGTTCGAAATTTTACCagtattattgttttttggTCTTACTTTCTGGTTACCTGAAACTCCACAATGGTTAACTTTACATGGGGACTATACCAAAGctcaaataattcaaaataatgttGCAACAAGTTACAATTCAAGACATAATGAAGTTAATCATATTGATCTTTTACATAAAATCGATTTAGCTGGTATTTATGGTGATGGttcaaatgatttgaaatacATGGACCTTTTCAAGAAGCCTTATTGGAAACAAACTCTTTTCGGAACTATTTTACAATTGTTAGTTCAATTTAGTGGTATCAacattttgttgttttacATCACCTATATTTGTGAAATGATTGGTTTGAAAGGTGAGGAAAAATTTGTTTGTGCTTCCATTCCATATTTTATTAACACTGGGTTAAGTCTTTTCCCAATTATGTATATGGATCATGTCAAGAGGAAAATAAGTACCTTATTTGGTGCTTTCCCTTTAAGTTTGATAATGATTGCTATAGGTGTTATAATGGCCGTATTTGGTCATAGTGTTAAACCTATTGATGGTAATAAGTCCATTGTTTGGTTTATTGAAGGTAAACCGGGGCTTTGGATCTTGGGGCTTTGCCTCCTTTTCGTTGTCATTTTTGCTTTGACGTTATCTTGTATGCCAACAATTTTTACAAGTGAgatttttgaattgaaatcaagACCAAAAGGAATGGCGTTCTGTATTTCAGCTGGGTGGTTATTAAACTGTATTTTGACTTTGTTAGCACCCTTAATGatggaatatttgaaatggGGGACATTTATCTTACTTGGAGGTGTTACCTTTGTTgtttcaattataatttcCATCTATGGTAAAGAAACTTATAATTTAAGTGAAAAACAGATTTCTAGTTTgtttgataaaaataaaagggGTAGTTTCACGGGTTCAagtgatgataataaaagtACCAGTACTAATGAGAATACAACCATGTCCATTTCAATCAAATCCAAAGAAAACCCTGCAAGTCAACCTAtcattttacaaaaatacTCCGGGTCGTCATTTTCTGTTTGA